Proteins from one Patescibacteria group bacterium genomic window:
- a CDS encoding adenosylcobalamin-dependent ribonucleoside-diphosphate reductase, whose amino-acid sequence MPANKIKKRDGRLEKFDQDKIRKSVSQSIISVGLKDNPISNKITKQVTDYLEETYHNFDQITTDDIRSAVNIVLLENDYPEVAKVYFKMRGKKLNTQTNISPGLKQIKKRDGSIVDFDKNKVLNAVFKAGEASNEFGREEARRLADVVTAILEHKFNQRLIPTVEQIQDIIEIILIQSNWAKTAKHFILYREQRKKIRLEQGKDITSKEVKSLQEKGILLSKQAKHILNNSTNFDELGRIIFLDRYSIKDKRADITTGDLVIVITKEDRKYPKKDLGIIQEMLADEKARLYMLTGVYADRENNFEFVQDIFKCDKPRESINDAHRRIAKAVASVETEEENRTKYFEEFFEALQNKYIQPGGRIMTGANVDQHGNYTSNLTLFNCYVLPSPLDSRKAIVKDSLHQMVEVMSRGGGVGMSLSALRPRYAYVKGVHGKSSGSVSWAGLFSYATGLIEQGGSRRGALMLMQWDWHPDVIEFISSKTVAGQIENANISVMVSDSFMKAVKNDENWNLEFPDYENPAYADIYDKTWKGDLHAWKAAGYPTKVYKTLKARDLWNKLVASAHSSAEPGVVFMERYNKLSNSYYFNQVICTNPCGEQGLPGWGVCNLGHLYLASFTSQIGQDDLGPLYEVNWDELKKAARTLTRFLDNVIDLTPYHFQENEDNQKNERRVGGGTLGLGELLIKLRMRYGSDQSLDFIEQLYKTIAVEMYKESSRIAKEKGAFPKFDADKFLDSGFMKTMPEDVRQMIRENGIRNVTLTTQAPTGTVGSMLSTSTGIEPYYAFKFYRQSRLGFHEVYIPIAEEYRHNGSLPEFFTSAMELTPLEHIKVQAAVQKWTDSSISKTANAPADFTVEQTAQLYEKAYELGCKGVTIYRDSSRDEQVLTTDANTEEKNLAYNGERKPKIQEQIPTFKEAVKAEIPEMQNARKHADLEIPEPGEAELDPSKYGPEVGKICPQCHQGVMVKFGGCTECSKQCGFKGSCDMK is encoded by the coding sequence ATGCCAGCCAACAAAATCAAAAAAAGAGATGGTCGCCTAGAAAAATTTGACCAAGATAAAATAAGAAAATCCGTTTCTCAATCCATTATCTCTGTTGGATTGAAAGACAATCCTATTTCCAACAAAATTACCAAGCAAGTTACTGATTATTTGGAAGAAACTTATCATAATTTTGATCAGATTACGACTGACGATATCAGAAGTGCAGTCAATATAGTGCTTTTGGAAAACGACTATCCGGAAGTGGCCAAGGTTTACTTTAAAATGAGGGGCAAAAAGCTAAATACCCAGACCAATATCAGTCCCGGACTCAAACAAATCAAAAAAAGAGACGGCTCCATTGTAGATTTTGATAAAAATAAAGTCCTCAACGCCGTTTTTAAAGCTGGTGAAGCCAGTAATGAATTTGGTCGTGAAGAAGCCCGCCGTCTAGCTGATGTAGTGACCGCTATTTTGGAACACAAATTCAACCAACGCTTAATACCAACTGTAGAGCAGATTCAGGATATCATTGAAATCATCCTTATCCAATCCAACTGGGCCAAAACTGCCAAGCACTTTATCCTCTACCGCGAACAAAGAAAAAAAATCCGTCTAGAACAAGGCAAAGACATTACCAGTAAAGAAGTAAAATCTCTTCAGGAAAAAGGCATACTACTGAGCAAGCAAGCCAAACATATTTTGAATAATTCTACCAACTTTGATGAATTAGGCAGAATTATTTTTTTGGATCGCTATTCTATCAAAGATAAAAGAGCCGATATTACCACCGGCGATTTGGTCATTGTCATTACCAAAGAGGATCGCAAATATCCAAAAAAAGATTTGGGTATTATCCAAGAAATGCTAGCTGATGAAAAAGCCAGACTCTATATGCTAACTGGAGTATACGCTGACCGCGAAAATAATTTTGAATTTGTCCAAGATATTTTCAAATGTGACAAACCACGCGAATCAATCAACGATGCTCATAGAAGAATTGCCAAGGCAGTAGCCTCAGTAGAAACTGAAGAAGAAAATAGGACAAAATACTTTGAAGAATTTTTTGAAGCTCTACAAAATAAATATATTCAGCCAGGCGGTCGTATCATGACTGGTGCCAATGTAGACCAACACGGCAACTATACTTCCAACTTGACTTTGTTTAACTGCTATGTCCTACCAAGCCCCTTGGACAGCCGTAAAGCCATAGTCAAAGACAGCTTGCATCAAATGGTAGAAGTAATGAGTCGTGGCGGCGGAGTAGGTATGAGCCTCTCGGCTCTACGACCCCGCTATGCTTATGTCAAAGGTGTACATGGCAAATCCTCAGGCTCTGTATCTTGGGCTGGATTGTTTAGCTATGCCACTGGACTGATTGAGCAAGGTGGCAGCCGCCGCGGTGCTCTAATGCTAATGCAATGGGACTGGCATCCAGATGTGATAGAATTTATATCTTCCAAAACAGTAGCCGGCCAAATAGAAAATGCTAATATCTCGGTCATGGTCTCTGACTCTTTTATGAAAGCCGTCAAAAATGACGAAAACTGGAATCTAGAATTCCCTGATTATGAAAATCCAGCCTATGCCGATATCTACGACAAGACTTGGAAAGGCGATCTCCATGCTTGGAAAGCCGCTGGCTACCCAACCAAAGTCTACAAAACACTCAAGGCTCGTGATTTGTGGAACAAGCTAGTAGCTAGCGCCCATAGTAGTGCTGAGCCGGGCGTGGTCTTTATGGAAAGATACAATAAACTATCCAATTCATATTATTTCAACCAAGTAATCTGTACCAATCCTTGCGGTGAACAGGGCCTACCAGGCTGGGGAGTCTGCAATCTAGGCCATCTTTATCTAGCCAGCTTTACCAGTCAGATTGGCCAAGATGACTTGGGACCTTTGTATGAAGTCAATTGGGACGAACTGAAAAAAGCGGCCCGTACTCTGACCAGATTTTTGGACAATGTCATAGATTTGACTCCATATCACTTTCAAGAAAATGAAGATAATCAAAAAAATGAACGCCGAGTCGGTGGTGGTACTCTAGGACTAGGCGAACTGCTTATCAAATTGCGTATGCGCTACGGCTCTGACCAGTCGCTGGACTTTATTGAGCAGCTCTACAAGACCATCGCCGTAGAAATGTATAAAGAATCATCGCGCATTGCCAAAGAAAAAGGTGCTTTTCCAAAATTTGACGCTGACAAATTCCTAGACTCAGGCTTTATGAAAACAATGCCTGAAGATGTCCGCCAGATGATAAGAGAAAATGGCATCCGAAATGTCACTTTGACTACCCAAGCTCCAACTGGCACTGTCGGCTCAATGCTCTCAACTTCAACTGGAATAGAGCCATACTATGCCTTCAAATTTTATCGCCAATCTAGATTAGGCTTTCATGAAGTATATATTCCAATAGCTGAAGAATACCGCCACAATGGCTCTTTGCCGGAATTTTTTACCTCGGCTATGGAGCTGACACCACTCGAGCATATCAAAGTCCAAGCTGCAGTACAGAAATGGACTGACTCCTCTATCAGTAAAACGGCCAATGCTCCAGCTGACTTCACAGTAGAGCAAACTGCTCAGCTCTATGAAAAAGCCTATGAGCTAGGCTGTAAAGGAGTGACTATTTATCGTGACTCTAGTCGTGATGAGCAAGTACTGACTACTGATGCTAATACTGAAGAAAAAAATCTAGCCTACAATGGTGAAAGAAAACCAAAAATCCAAGAACAAATCCCAACATTTAAAGAAGCCGTCAAAGCGGAAATCCCAGAAATGCAAAATGCTCGCAAACACGCTGATTTGGAAATCCCAGAGCCAGGTGAAGCCGAGTTGGATCCAAGTAAATACGGTCCAGAAGTAGGCAAGATTTGCCCGCAGTGCCACCAAGGGGTGATGGTCAAATTTGGTGGCTGCACTGAATGCTCCAAACAATGTGGCTTCAAAGGCAGCTGTGATATGAAATAA
- a CDS encoding MBL fold metallo-hydrolase, translating into MNIKLTSYGAAEQVTGSCHLLNINGYRILIDCGMFQGSWENYLKNWDDFLFDAKDLDAVILTHAHLDHCGRLPKLVKAGYKGKIYATDATIDLTKIVLDDSFYIMNEKAFKKKLPKLNSLEDLNKTYKNFVPIKYDQKTKLSENISFKLHNAAHILGSAFVEIQAGHQTIVFSGDIGGQNMPLVKDIDTIQGADYVICESTYGDRVHEDTKTRDKKLLEAVKRVTINHSTLLIAIFALERTQDILKVLNDYYEKHLDFTVPVYLDSPMAAQATQIYQKHLEYLNKAAQDDLSHDNNIFNFPHLKITNNIRQSKQINLASPPKIILAGSGMMEGGRMIHHLARYAPETKNTMLFMGFQVPGTLGHKILQGTFDFDYYGQKIPIKCQTDQIDGFSAHADQKSLIKWLSNFNLPTGKAGKTKKIILSHGDKTVMEHFAKEIQDKLQLKTEIIKNNSPIELL; encoded by the coding sequence GTGAATATCAAACTTACATCCTATGGAGCGGCCGAACAAGTGACCGGCTCCTGTCATCTTCTCAATATTAATGGCTATCGTATTTTGATTGACTGCGGTATGTTTCAGGGTAGTTGGGAAAATTATCTCAAAAATTGGGATGATTTTTTGTTTGACGCCAAAGACCTTGATGCGGTGATTCTCACTCACGCTCACCTTGATCACTGCGGACGCCTACCCAAGCTCGTCAAAGCCGGCTACAAAGGCAAAATATATGCCACTGACGCCACTATTGATTTGACCAAAATTGTCTTGGACGACAGTTTCTATATCATGAATGAAAAAGCCTTTAAGAAAAAACTACCCAAACTCAATAGCCTGGAAGATCTCAACAAAACTTACAAAAACTTTGTCCCTATAAAATACGACCAAAAAACCAAACTCAGCGAAAATATATCTTTCAAACTACACAATGCCGCTCATATATTGGGCTCGGCTTTTGTAGAAATACAAGCTGGCCACCAGACTATTGTCTTTTCCGGTGATATCGGCGGGCAAAACATGCCTTTGGTCAAAGATATAGATACAATCCAAGGGGCAGATTATGTAATTTGTGAAAGTACTTATGGTGATCGCGTACACGAAGACACCAAAACCCGCGACAAAAAACTACTAGAGGCAGTCAAAAGAGTCACCATCAATCATTCTACCCTCTTGATAGCTATCTTTGCCCTAGAGCGTACTCAGGACATCTTGAAGGTCCTCAATGACTACTATGAAAAGCATCTGGACTTTACCGTACCGGTTTATCTGGACAGCCCCATGGCCGCTCAAGCTACCCAGATATACCAAAAGCATCTAGAGTATCTCAACAAAGCTGCTCAAGATGATCTTAGTCATGATAATAATATTTTTAACTTTCCCCATCTAAAAATAACCAACAATATCCGCCAGTCCAAACAAATCAATCTAGCCAGTCCGCCCAAAATAATTCTAGCCGGCTCGGGTATGATGGAAGGCGGCCGTATGATTCACCACCTGGCTCGCTACGCACCGGAAACAAAAAACACCATGCTCTTTATGGGCTTTCAGGTGCCTGGTACGCTAGGGCACAAAATACTCCAGGGCACTTTTGACTTTGACTACTACGGCCAAAAAATACCCATCAAATGCCAGACTGATCAAATAGACGGCTTTTCTGCTCATGCTGACCAAAAATCCCTGATCAAATGGCTAAGTAATTTCAACCTGCCTACCGGCAAGGCAGGAAAAACAAAAAAAATTATCCTCAGTCATGGTGACAAAACAGTGATGGAGCATTTTGCCAAAGAAATACAAGACAAACTCCAGCTAAAAACTGAAATAATAAAAAATAACAGCCCTATAGAACTGCTCTAA
- a CDS encoding redoxin domain-containing protein, with the protein MPKSNISNPVNECCGDGDGCCQEESCCCGNCAPKIDHKAPEFTAQAYYQNEEKKISLSDYKGKWLILFFYPKDFTFVCPTELGDLADRYEELKKLNTEVLSVSTDTIPVHKAWFDASETIQKIKFPMVADPTHEICRKYGVLIEEEGIALRGTYIISPDGEIKTIEIHGDGVGRSGNELLRKLQAAQFVAKYGDQVCPANWEPGKDTLKPGMDLVGKI; encoded by the coding sequence ATGCCAAAATCAAATATTTCTAACCCCGTTAATGAATGTTGTGGCGACGGTGACGGCTGTTGTCAAGAAGAGTCTTGCTGTTGCGGCAACTGTGCCCCAAAAATAGATCATAAAGCCCCCGAGTTTACAGCTCAAGCCTACTATCAAAATGAAGAAAAAAAAATTAGCTTATCAGACTATAAAGGTAAGTGGCTAATCTTATTTTTCTATCCCAAAGATTTTACCTTTGTTTGCCCAACTGAATTGGGAGATTTGGCTGATAGATACGAAGAGCTAAAAAAACTAAATACCGAAGTACTTTCTGTCTCAACCGATACTATCCCCGTACACAAAGCTTGGTTTGATGCTTCAGAAACTATCCAAAAAATAAAATTTCCCATGGTAGCTGATCCTACTCATGAGATTTGCCGCAAGTATGGCGTCTTGATAGAAGAAGAGGGCATAGCTTTGCGAGGCACTTATATCATCTCACCAGACGGTGAAATAAAGACCATTGAAATCCACGGCGACGGTGTAGGACGAAGTGGTAATGAGCTACTTCGCAAATTGCAAGCCGCTCAATTTGTCGCCAAATATGGTGATCAGGTCTGCCCAGCCAACTGGGAACCTGGTAAAGATACTCTAAAACCTGGTATGGATTTGGTCGGGAAAATATAA
- a CDS encoding patatin-like phospholipase family protein, with translation MQPDRDIVLIIKGGTIQGVFGSGVMVAFQRHNLYPRIHSIYAVSSGAHNAAYFLSKKSHEAASVYYDRLYKKHSFLKDLSFKIICRKFWDLFIHNKSFDIVDLDYVENIERKEIPLDVEKIKNSPINFYVRVFNPKTLKLEYLDGKVDTISRLIQSAKVPPYAFTKIKNDKYLDGGIMPTRDFIKNVVKKFPDKTIIYIFNDKKTVKRVLQYLPWDLLDVLFKTRYLGIRYGIKHLFSIFNYPYVVTLKKYKHVHVLYDTVNTSKRERSRERIIKSYEHGIRQGENVLKKLNHIKY, from the coding sequence ATGCAACCAGATAGAGACATAGTATTAATAATAAAAGGTGGGACTATACAAGGAGTTTTTGGCTCCGGAGTTATGGTCGCTTTTCAAAGACACAATCTCTATCCGCGCATCCACTCTATCTATGCTGTGTCTTCCGGCGCTCATAATGCCGCCTATTTTCTAAGTAAAAAATCACATGAGGCTGCCAGTGTCTATTATGATCGACTCTACAAAAAACACAGTTTTTTAAAAGACTTATCTTTTAAAATAATCTGTAGAAAATTTTGGGATCTTTTTATCCATAATAAAAGCTTTGATATCGTTGATCTAGATTATGTAGAAAATATAGAACGTAAAGAAATCCCCTTAGATGTTGAAAAAATAAAAAATTCCCCTATTAATTTTTATGTCCGGGTCTTTAATCCTAAAACACTAAAACTGGAATATCTGGACGGCAAAGTGGACACTATCAGCCGATTGATACAATCGGCCAAAGTCCCCCCTTATGCCTTTACCAAAATAAAAAATGACAAATATCTTGATGGTGGCATAATGCCGACCAGAGATTTTATCAAAAATGTCGTCAAAAAATTTCCAGACAAGACAATCATCTATATTTTCAACGACAAAAAAACTGTCAAAAGAGTTTTGCAGTATCTACCTTGGGATCTTTTGGATGTTTTATTTAAGACTAGGTATTTGGGCATTAGATATGGCATCAAACACTTATTTAGTATCTTCAACTACCCTTATGTAGTAACTTTGAAAAAATACAAACACGTCCATGTACTCTATGACACAGTCAATACCAGTAAGCGTGAAAGAAGCCGAGAAAGAATTATCAAATCATATGAACACGGCATCCGACAAGGTGAAAATGTTTTGAAAAAATTAAACCATATCAAATATTAA
- a CDS encoding superoxide dismutase encodes MQNPNISNGVTEFKTPDLQYPYNALEPYIDEETMKIHHDKHQVAYTTNFNKALESHPELFAKSAEEILRDLASVPDDIKMAVKNHGGGHVHHSLFWEIMGPVEQNGQLEGELLEIIDETFGSFDEFKTQFEQAAMTVFGAGWAWLSLDENKKLIIEKTSNQDSPLSLGHTPIMGIDVWEHSYYLKYQNRRLEFVQNFWQVINWKAVSKKYSENK; translated from the coding sequence ATGCAAAATCCAAATATTTCTAACGGGGTGACCGAATTTAAAACCCCCGACTTACAATATCCTTACAATGCACTTGAACCATACATTGACGAGGAAACAATGAAAATTCATCATGATAAGCACCAAGTTGCTTATACTACCAATTTTAACAAAGCCCTAGAATCTCATCCTGAGCTTTTTGCCAAATCAGCCGAAGAAATACTCAGAGACTTAGCCTCAGTACCAGATGATATTAAGATGGCAGTCAAAAACCACGGTGGCGGACATGTCCACCACAGTCTATTTTGGGAAATAATGGGACCAGTTGAACAAAATGGCCAGCTAGAAGGCGAACTCTTGGAAATAATAGATGAAACCTTTGGTTCTTTTGATGAATTCAAAACCCAATTTGAACAGGCCGCTATGACTGTGTTTGGAGCCGGCTGGGCCTGGTTGTCCCTTGATGAAAACAAAAAACTAATTATTGAAAAAACATCCAACCAAGATAGTCCTCTTTCTCTGGGACACACACCTATCATGGGTATTGATGTCTGGGAACATTCATATTATCTAAAATATCAAAACAGACGTCTAGAATTTGTCCAAAACTTTTGGCAAGTCATAAACTGGAAGGCAGTTTCAAAAAAATACAGCGAAAATAAATAA
- a CDS encoding iron-sulfur cluster assembly scaffold protein: MPNQRSRAKSREAKTHSKPSAAAGVDVVPKGTNDVWVYTDIVKEHFFHPKNLIMDASKVKDYDGLGMVGSPACGDMMKIWIWVDKKNDKIKKMKWQTFGCGSAIAATSMLSVMVTENGGMKIDDALEIKPQHITQRLGDLPTRKIHCSVLGDKALLSAVNNYFIKSNQKDRIIKEQIRIIDKIAKVTDHDIEEAVLEGAHTLEDVQKKTKVGVGNPAVIPEVEQLIRFYTEKYFG; this comes from the coding sequence ATGCCAAATCAAAGATCTCGAGCGAAGTCGAGAGAAGCAAAAACCCATAGCAAGCCCAGCGCCGCAGCTGGCGTAGATGTCGTACCCAAAGGCACCAATGACGTCTGGGTATATACAGATATTGTCAAAGAGCACTTCTTCCATCCCAAAAACCTAATAATGGATGCTTCCAAAGTAAAAGATTATGATGGTCTGGGCATGGTCGGAAGTCCAGCCTGCGGCGACATGATGAAAATATGGATTTGGGTCGACAAAAAAAATGATAAAATAAAAAAAATGAAATGGCAGACCTTTGGTTGCGGATCAGCAATTGCTGCTACCTCTATGCTTTCGGTCATGGTCACCGAAAATGGTGGTATGAAAATAGACGACGCCTTGGAAATAAAACCTCAACATATTACCCAAAGATTAGGTGACCTACCAACTAGAAAAATTCACTGCTCAGTCCTAGGTGACAAGGCCTTGTTGAGTGCTGTCAACAATTACTTTATAAAATCAAATCAAAAAGATAGGATTATCAAAGAGCAGATCCGTATCATAGATAAAATTGCCAAGGTAACTGACCATGATATAGAAGAAGCAGTGCTTGAAGGCGCCCATACTTTGGAAGATGTCCAGAAAAAAACCAAAGTCGGCGTCGGCAATCCAGCTGTCATTCCCGAAGTAGAACAACTGATTAGATTTTACACCGAAAAATATTTTGGGTAG
- a CDS encoding aminotransferase class V-fold PLP-dependent enzyme has translation MKRNVYLDYASTTPVDPRVFSAMEPYFTKNFGNPSSLYKLGLKNKLAINEARYNISKIINCQADEIIFTGGGTESINLALKGVLTNIEKGHIITSAIEHHAVLHSAEKLNRSFGHEVSILPVDEFGLVRLDDVKKAIKDNTVIISIMMANNEVGTIEPIQEIGALISKINKERVAKDLPQIYFHSDACQATGAIDIDVQKMHLDLLTINASKIYGPKGVGALYIRNGTKLKALVDGGGQEKNLRSGTENVPGIVGFAKAVVLAHQEKKKENARLTKLRDWLIKEILTKIPKTRLNGHPSKRLPNNINISIMDIEGEAMLLYLDEVGIQASTGSACTSTTLDPSHVITALGCPYEAAHGSMRFTLGKYTKLEDLKYLMSQLPKIVDHLRHASPVIIDMKEVANSVKNAVREIKEL, from the coding sequence ATGAAAAGAAATGTATATTTAGACTACGCCTCAACCACTCCGGTTGACCCGCGAGTTTTTTCGGCTATGGAACCGTATTTTACCAAAAATTTTGGTAACCCCTCTAGTCTCTACAAATTGGGCCTCAAAAATAAATTGGCCATCAATGAAGCCCGCTACAATATCAGCAAAATCATAAATTGTCAGGCTGATGAAATAATTTTTACTGGCGGCGGTACAGAAAGTATCAATTTGGCACTCAAAGGTGTGCTGACCAATATTGAAAAAGGTCATATTATCACTTCCGCTATTGAGCACCACGCCGTACTCCACTCTGCTGAAAAGCTCAATCGCTCATTTGGGCATGAAGTGTCTATTTTGCCAGTTGATGAATTTGGTCTAGTCAGACTAGACGACGTCAAAAAAGCCATCAAAGACAATACAGTCATAATATCTATCATGATGGCCAACAACGAAGTCGGCACTATTGAGCCCATTCAAGAAATCGGGGCGTTAATTAGCAAAATTAACAAAGAAAGAGTAGCTAAAGACCTACCGCAAATATATTTTCACTCTGATGCCTGTCAGGCAACAGGAGCAATAGATATCGATGTCCAAAAAATGCATTTGGATCTTCTGACTATAAACGCCAGCAAAATATACGGTCCCAAAGGAGTCGGGGCATTGTATATCAGAAATGGTACCAAACTAAAAGCCCTGGTTGATGGTGGTGGACAAGAAAAAAACCTAAGAAGTGGCACTGAAAATGTCCCCGGTATTGTTGGTTTTGCTAAAGCCGTCGTGCTAGCTCATCAGGAAAAGAAAAAAGAAAATGCCCGTCTGACAAAACTACGAGATTGGTTGATCAAAGAAATACTGACCAAAATACCAAAAACTAGATTGAATGGACATCCCAGCAAAAGACTGCCAAACAACATCAATATTTCTATTATGGATATAGAAGGCGAAGCTATGCTCCTCTATCTTGATGAAGTCGGTATACAAGCTTCAACTGGCTCAGCTTGTACTTCTACTACCTTGGATCCCAGCCATGTCATTACCGCGCTAGGCTGTCCCTATGAAGCCGCCCACGGTTCTATGCGTTTTACTCTAGGTAAATATACCAAGCTAGAAGACCTCAAATATTTGATGAGTCAGTTGCCAAAAATAGTAGACCATTTACGCCACGCCTCTCCGGTAATAATTGATATGAAAGAAGTAGCCAACTCTGTAAAAAATGCTGTCCGAGAAATCAAGGAATTATAA
- a CDS encoding ferredoxin — MKIEVDREACTSVATCIDVAPGTFELDDEGIAIVKNPKGDDEKTIMQAAQSCPVNAIIIYDDDGNQLYPPKK, encoded by the coding sequence ATGAAAATAGAAGTAGACAGAGAAGCTTGTACTAGCGTGGCCACTTGCATTGATGTGGCTCCTGGTACCTTTGAGCTTGATGACGAGGGCATTGCCATTGTCAAAAACCCAAAAGGAGATGACGAAAAGACTATTATGCAGGCTGCCCAAAGCTGCCCGGTAAATGCCATTATTATCTATGATGATGATGGTAATCAGCTTTATCCTCCTAAGAAATAG
- a CDS encoding 2-oxoacid:acceptor oxidoreductase subunit alpha, whose amino-acid sequence MLKKQKKIITRVKTKNKLSWKICGEAGFGIKSAGMMLGKVMMRAGYELFDYTEYPSLIRGGHNVFQLMADTRPVNSVTKQADILVALNQNTISKNFADLYHGGILIYDQEKVKISPAKLQKNNIHGLPMPLTSMAKSAGSDLMRNVVSIGASLYLIGQNLTIANAVVRQNFANKGKKIIDGNLKALKDGYDFAAKNFKGDLICHLPKLESKNNILISANESLALGALAGGLNFYVAYPMTPSSSILHYLAEVAEKTGIVVKHAEDEIAVANMALGASHVGARAMVGTSGGGFSLMTETLGLVSLTETPLVMIDVQRSGPATGLPTWTEQGDLQFMLHAAQGDFPRIILAPGDAQEAYDLAHQALNLADIYQLPVIILSDKFIAEGNTTVPAFDTKNVKVDRGKLLTQAQLNKIKKYLRYMVTKDGISPRALPGMKGGLYIANSDEHNPYGFSWEEADNRIEQVNKRQRKLDTFQSIMPQPLVYGNPKAKKTVVIWGSTKGVVLDSYVSLPDKIKSKIKIMQYQYLWPLADKFSKHILGRSKDILLIENNSNGQLGNLIAQETGIKIKNRLLKYDGRPFFREEIISALKKF is encoded by the coding sequence ATGTTAAAAAAACAAAAGAAAATTATTACTAGGGTGAAAACAAAAAATAAGCTTAGTTGGAAAATTTGTGGTGAGGCTGGATTTGGCATCAAGTCAGCCGGTATGATGCTGGGCAAAGTTATGATGAGGGCAGGTTATGAATTATTTGATTATACAGAGTATCCTTCACTTATTCGTGGTGGACACAATGTTTTTCAGTTAATGGCTGATACTAGACCAGTCAACAGTGTGACCAAACAGGCAGATATTTTGGTAGCCCTAAACCAAAATACAATCAGCAAGAATTTTGCTGATTTATATCACGGCGGGATTTTGATATATGATCAGGAAAAAGTAAAAATATCTCCTGCTAAGTTGCAAAAAAATAATATTCACGGCTTGCCCATGCCACTGACCAGTATGGCCAAGTCAGCGGGCAGTGATTTGATGAGGAATGTGGTTTCTATCGGAGCAAGTCTTTATTTGATAGGACAAAATCTTACTATTGCCAATGCTGTAGTCAGACAAAATTTTGCCAACAAGGGCAAAAAAATAATTGATGGTAATCTCAAGGCTTTAAAAGACGGCTATGATTTTGCGGCCAAAAATTTTAAAGGAGATTTGATCTGTCATTTACCAAAACTGGAAAGTAAAAACAATATTTTAATCTCAGCCAATGAGTCTTTAGCTTTGGGAGCACTAGCTGGGGGGCTCAATTTTTATGTGGCCTATCCTATGACTCCGTCTTCTTCAATTCTTCATTATCTAGCCGAAGTAGCGGAAAAAACTGGTATTGTAGTCAAGCACGCTGAAGATGAAATAGCCGTAGCCAATATGGCACTGGGAGCATCACATGTCGGAGCTAGAGCAATGGTCGGCACTTCAGGCGGGGGATTTTCTTTAATGACCGAGACACTGGGCTTGGTTTCTTTGACCGAAACGCCGCTAGTGATGATAGATGTCCAGAGATCAGGGCCAGCTACTGGGCTGCCTACTTGGACAGAGCAAGGTGATTTGCAATTTATGCTCCACGCTGCTCAAGGGGATTTTCCTAGGATTATTTTGGCACCAGGTGATGCTCAGGAGGCTTATGATTTGGCTCATCAGGCTCTCAATCTAGCTGATATTTATCAGTTGCCAGTAATTATTTTGTCAGACAAATTTATTGCCGAAGGAAATACCACTGTGCCTGCCTTTGATACAAAAAATGTCAAAGTAGACAGAGGAAAATTGTTGACTCAAGCTCAACTAAATAAAATAAAAAAATATTTGCGCTATATGGTGACCAAAGACGGTATTTCGCCACGTGCTTTGCCGGGTATGAAAGGTGGTCTTTATATTGCCAACAGCGATGAGCACAATCCGTATGGTTTTTCTTGGGAAGAGGCTGATAATCGTATTGAGCAAGTCAATAAGCGCCAGAGAAAACTAGATACCTTTCAAAGTATTATGCCACAGCCTTTGGTCTACGGCAATCCTAAGGCCAAAAAGACAGTGGTTATTTGGGGTTCTACCAAGGGTGTGGTGCTTGATTCTTATGTATCATTGCCGGACAAGATAAAATCCAAAATAAAAATAATGCAGTATCAATATCTATGGCCTTTGGCTGATAAATTCAGCAAGCATATTTTGGGCAGGTCAAAAGATATTTTACTTATTGAAAATAATAGTAATGGTCAATTAGGAAATTTGATTGCTCAAGAGACTGGTATAAAAATAAAAAATAGACTACTCAAATATGACGGCCGACCTTTTTTCAGAGAGGAAATAATTAGTGCTTTAAAGAAATTTTAA